AATAATATCACAACCAATCCATGTAAAAGATTCCTTCATATGACCCAATCCATGCACCCCAATAATGCTCCTGCCAGTAGCACCTGTAATTCTCGCCATCTAGTCTCAAACATATAAATGAGTCAAAAACAATAACTCACGAAATCATTGCGCTAAAGATTTGATAAAACAGCAGGCATACGTCTAACCCTTGGCCAACACACAGCTGAAGGTGTCGAATTCATGAATCTATTCTTGAAGAGCAATTCACCAGACTTGATGTCCCAGAGACGGAGATAGCAGTCCTCTCCACCTGACAATTGCAGACTGTCAGTATCATTGTCGCGTAAATATTTGCATGCATCAAAACAAAGTTTACTTGACCTGACATGACAACTTTCTCAGATGGGTCAACTCCAAGATCTATCCTGGTATGAGAATTAATATTCCCATCATATGATTGAACTGGCCCCCTCTGCATCCCACGATGATCATAGAGCTTGA
Above is a window of Primulina huaijiensis isolate GDHJ02 unplaced genomic scaffold, ASM1229523v2 scaffold207806, whole genome shotgun sequence DNA encoding:
- the LOC140966727 gene encoding uncharacterized protein, giving the protein MQINRNTHSSSTISMQSSVCCLKLLQLCDQYFFASSMDGSIKLYDHRGMQRGPVQSYDGNINSHTRIDLGVDPSEKVVMSGGEDCYLRLWDIKSGELLFKNRFMNSTPSAVCWPRVRHGENYRCYWQEHYWGAWIGSYEGIFYMDWL